In Zunongwangia sp. HGR-M22, the sequence TAATAAGAATAGAAGGAATCTCTTCAATTTTTAGCACTATAGAGGATGAATTATATCTTAATTACTAAATCGTGACTTATAAAAATAGCACTAAAATTTTAATTAAGAGGTATTTATGCAATACAAGAAAACAAAAAAATACTTAGTTCTATTTAGCGATTTCATTCTGCCTTATGCCTTCAGCGTAATAAAAGGGCATATGGCTAGAATCGTTCTTATGCCTCAAACTTCATTTTTCTGTGAAATTTACTGTGAAGAATTGCATGTTTATGGAGGTTTCCGGAGTTTTTATGTAAAAATCCATTTAAACCTTTTACATTAAAATTCAAAAATTGCGAATCTCGATAACAATGAGTGCTTACAACATTGTGCTCTGTGTTATCGCAATTATTCCTTCAAAGTTTATTTATAAATCTTTATAAAATCTTTATAAGTTAATACCTAAATTTACAAACAAAAGGTGCGTTCGGTTTATAGTAAAAAAATCAGTCTCAATCAGCAATATGTTATCGGTATTTCGATAATACTATTAGCGTTTTTTACGTCATACTTTTTTCAAGATTTCATGGGCTACAAAGTGGTAGCTCTTATACTATTATTGGCTGTTTCGCTTACGGCTGTAATTTTTAGTATATTTCCGGTATTGGTTTGTGCATTGCTGAGTGCACTTATCCTAAATTTTTTCTTCATTCCTCCCTTTTATACTTTTAAAATCAATTCGGCTGAAGATTTATTGTTATTTATAATGTACCTCCTTATAGCCATGATTAACGGTGTGCTCACAATTAAAATTAGACAATTCGAGGATAAAAAAAGAGATGAAGAAGAAAAAGAGAAAACAATAGCACTTTACAATACCTTGCTCAATTCTTTATCTCATGAGCTTAGAACTCCGATATCAACCATAATAGGTTCGGTAGATACTATAGTCATAAATGAAGAAAAATTATCTAAAGAAATTATCCAATCGCTATATGATGAAATCGCAACAGCGGGACATCGGTTAAATCGTCAAGTTGAAAATTTACTCAATATGAGCCGCTTGGATGCAGGAATGTTAAAACCAACTTTTGACTGGGTAGATGTAAATGAACTTATTTTTAAAGTAATTAATGAAAATACAGAAAAACCAGATGATCCACAAGTTTTTTTCGAGGCCAACGAAAATGTTGATTTGGTTTTAATTGATGGCGGTTTTCTGGAAATGATATTGTATAACCTTATCCATAATGCTATTCGGCACACACCTAAAAATTCAAATATTCTTGTTTTAAGTAATTACAACGATGGTAGGTTAATTATTGATATTTCTGATAACGGATTTGGTTTTCCTAAAGATGAAATTAATCGGGTATTTGATAAGTTTTATAAAATAAGTGGTACGGCGACAGGGGGTACAGGTTTAGGCCTTTCTATAGTGAAAGGATTTACAGAAGCGCTGAATGGAAAAATTATCTTAGAAAATATACAAATAGGTGGTGCACATTTTCATATTGAAATACCTGCCCAAAGATCAACCCTAGAAATGGAAGAAAATGAATAATGCTGCAATTTTAATCATAGATGACGAACCTCAAATTCGTAGATTGTTGCAAATAAACTTAGAAAGTAATGACTATAAAGTTTTGCAGGCAAATACGGCTAAAGAAGGATTGTTGATGGCGGCGCATCATTTGCCAGATTTAATATTATTAGACATAGGTTTACCAGATAAATCAGGACATCAGGTACTACAGGAACTAAGGCAGTGGTTTAATAATCCTATATTAATTCTTTCCGTTCAGGATAGCGAAAATGATATTGTTGGAGCATTAGACAATGGAGCGACCGATTATTTAACCAAACCTTTCCGTACGGGAGAGCTATTAGCTCGTATACGTTCTGCAATTCGTAATAATCATACTAGCGATAATAATACGACAGTAACAACGGGCGATATTTTTATAGATTTTGTATCCAGAACTGTAAAGGTTCGAGAGAGTTTAGTTAAACTGACTTCAACTGAATATGATTTACTTTTTCTTTTGGCTAAAAATGAAGGTAAAGTTTTAACGCATCAATATTTATTAAAAAAAGTATGGGGTCAAAGTTTTCAATTACAAACACAATATTTAAGAGTATTTATGGGTAGTCTGCGTAAAAAAATTGAAGCTAATCCAAATCATCCAAAGCATATTATAACTGAAAGTGGTATTGGATACCGATTTCAGTAATTTAAAATGCGAACAAAAATATAGTCTGAAGATCTTTATAAAATCTTTATACTTTGCGATCAAATCTTGATTTTGGTCAATGAATTTCTCACCGACATTTGTAACGTAATAAAGTTGGGCATAAGTAAGATGTCTAATTGATTCAAAAATACGTTATGAATGCGCATAAAAAGAATTTCTTAGAAATTAAAAATCCTCAGGTTTTTACTGATATTTATTTATCTATTAAGGATTTAAAAAGAAAATTAGCACTTCAAAATTTACAGGATTTAAGCAATTTACTTCAAAGTGATTTTCTTATCGAAAAAAGGTTGATGCGCTTATCTGTGCTGAATCTGCTTCAGATTTTAGAAGTAAGCTTCAAGATGTACAATCAAGTACACAAAGCCTTGTACTATTATACACCAATAAAGATAAATTGAAATTTTCTAATCTATCTAAAGTAAAAAAGAATTACTAAAGATTGAAAGTTCACTGAAGAAAATAACCTGTTTATAGATTCTAATTCTTTATATAAATGTTGAAAACAATTCTTAAACAGATTGCAATTTTGCAATTTATTCTGGGAGGAGTAATGCTAATTCCTAGCTTCACAGCTATCATTTACGCAGAATGGTATTCATTACTAGGATTTGGTATTTCTTCGGTTATAGTATCAGGAATTGCATATTTTTCCTATAAATCTTTAAAAAATGTAGAAGAACCAAAACATCAACAATCTTTAATGATAGCAGCTTCAGGTTGGTTAATGATAATAATTATGGGAAGTATACCTTA encodes:
- a CDS encoding sensor histidine kinase, which codes for MRSVYSKKISLNQQYVIGISIILLAFFTSYFFQDFMGYKVVALILLLAVSLTAVIFSIFPVLVCALLSALILNFFFIPPFYTFKINSAEDLLLFIMYLLIAMINGVLTIKIRQFEDKKRDEEEKEKTIALYNTLLNSLSHELRTPISTIIGSVDTIVINEEKLSKEIIQSLYDEIATAGHRLNRQVENLLNMSRLDAGMLKPTFDWVDVNELIFKVINENTEKPDDPQVFFEANENVDLVLIDGGFLEMILYNLIHNAIRHTPKNSNILVLSNYNDGRLIIDISDNGFGFPKDEINRVFDKFYKISGTATGGTGLGLSIVKGFTEALNGKIILENIQIGGAHFHIEIPAQRSTLEMEENE
- a CDS encoding response regulator, with translation MNNAAILIIDDEPQIRRLLQINLESNDYKVLQANTAKEGLLMAAHHLPDLILLDIGLPDKSGHQVLQELRQWFNNPILILSVQDSENDIVGALDNGATDYLTKPFRTGELLARIRSAIRNNHTSDNNTTVTTGDIFIDFVSRTVKVRESLVKLTSTEYDLLFLLAKNEGKVLTHQYLLKKVWGQSFQLQTQYLRVFMGSLRKKIEANPNHPKHIITESGIGYRFQ